In a genomic window of Pontibacter liquoris:
- a CDS encoding DsrE family protein codes for MKYTGIIIFALCLLATPAAFAQASNTAKTTTTPRAAAHRIVYDVVSADSAQQAGLFRQLNNIKRGWPDAQIEVVIHGKGLEMIQTAKTRSAEAIKSLQAKGVTFAACENTMRAMHVTKEELLPAVITVPMGVGEIVLKQEEGWSYIKF; via the coding sequence ATGAAATATACAGGGATCATAATTTTTGCACTCTGCCTGCTGGCCACACCGGCAGCTTTTGCGCAGGCAAGTAATACCGCTAAAACTACCACCACGCCACGTGCCGCAGCACACCGCATTGTGTATGATGTGGTGTCAGCCGACTCGGCCCAGCAGGCCGGTCTGTTCAGGCAACTGAATAATATCAAGCGCGGCTGGCCTGATGCCCAGATCGAAGTGGTGATCCATGGCAAAGGCCTGGAAATGATCCAGACCGCTAAAACCAGATCGGCCGAGGCAATTAAAAGCCTGCAGGCCAAAGGCGTGACATTTGCTGCCTGCGAGAATACCATGCGAGCCATGCACGTTACAAAAGAAGAGCTGCTGCCGGCCGTTATAACCGTGCCCATGGGTGTAGGCGAAATCGTACTGAAGCAAGAAGAAGGCTGGAGCTACATTAAGTTCTGA
- a CDS encoding vanadium-dependent haloperoxidase — protein MVKPSILLVSLFVCLSFGSCKRLTTEEKEATAEEYNKAASDPALFHKTAQQLTSFIVHDIFKPPVASRIYVYTNLAAYETLRQQYPAFESLAGRVKGFEQVPNPEKDVDYCFPLASIAAYISVSKALIISTAEMANYEKEVYNQYEKMGIPEDVRTRSIAYGQQVAQHVLHYANEDNYKQTRALMRYSYTKTPGSYQPTPPNYAEACEPTWSAMRVLTLDTCTQFKPKAAAAYSLDPKSEFYKLTRQVYDISKNLTQEQKDIAYFWDDNAVVTNVKGHASYVDKKMTPAGHWLAIVQTLAKDQHLDLMKSLQAYTFTSIALYDGFIACWDEKYRSARIRPVTVINENIDPEWQPFLETPPFPEYVSGHSAISAAAGTVLIHLFGNNVAFTDSTEYAYGHGVRSFKSLKDTYMETSISRVYGGIHYWDGAFEGTAQGEKVGEWVWATLTQEPQKRQDVLATTQQVKAK, from the coding sequence ATGGTTAAGCCGTCTATACTCCTGGTTTCACTTTTTGTATGCCTCTCCTTTGGGAGCTGTAAAAGGCTAACGACAGAAGAAAAAGAAGCTACTGCAGAAGAATACAACAAAGCGGCTTCCGATCCTGCCTTGTTTCATAAAACGGCGCAGCAACTGACCAGCTTTATTGTCCACGACATTTTTAAACCGCCGGTTGCCAGCCGCATTTATGTTTACACCAACCTGGCCGCTTACGAAACGTTACGGCAGCAATACCCCGCCTTCGAGAGCCTGGCAGGCAGGGTAAAGGGCTTTGAGCAAGTTCCAAACCCAGAAAAAGACGTGGACTATTGCTTCCCGCTGGCAAGTATAGCCGCTTATATTTCTGTCAGCAAAGCCCTGATCATCTCCACGGCCGAAATGGCTAACTATGAAAAGGAGGTTTACAATCAGTATGAAAAGATGGGCATCCCTGAGGATGTACGTACCCGCTCCATTGCTTATGGCCAGCAGGTAGCGCAACATGTGCTGCACTATGCCAACGAGGATAACTATAAACAAACCCGGGCCCTGATGCGGTATTCATATACCAAAACGCCTGGCTCTTACCAGCCAACGCCGCCCAACTATGCCGAAGCCTGCGAGCCCACCTGGAGCGCCATGCGGGTGCTTACCCTGGATACGTGCACGCAGTTTAAGCCCAAAGCTGCGGCCGCGTACAGCCTCGACCCGAAAAGTGAATTTTACAAGCTTACGCGGCAGGTATACGATATCTCCAAAAACCTGACGCAGGAACAAAAGGACATTGCTTATTTCTGGGACGACAACGCCGTGGTGACCAATGTAAAAGGCCATGCTTCGTATGTGGATAAGAAAATGACCCCTGCCGGACACTGGCTGGCCATTGTGCAAACCCTTGCCAAAGACCAGCACCTGGACCTGATGAAGTCGCTGCAGGCGTACACGTTCACCTCCATTGCCCTGTATGATGGCTTTATCGCTTGTTGGGATGAAAAATACCGTAGCGCGCGCATTCGCCCTGTTACGGTGATCAACGAAAACATTGACCCGGAGTGGCAGCCTTTTCTGGAAACGCCTCCTTTCCCGGAATATGTCAGCGGCCATAGTGCCATCTCTGCTGCCGCTGGCACCGTGTTGATCCACCTTTTTGGCAACAACGTAGCCTTTACCGACTCTACCGAATATGCCTATGGCCATGGCGTACGTTCCTTTAAATCGCTAAAAGACACGTACATGGAAACTTCGATCAGCCGGGTTTACGGCGGTATTCACTACTGGGATGGAGCCTTTGAAGGAACCGCGCAGGGAGAGAAAGTAGGAGAATGGGTATGGGCAACGCTCACGCAGGAGCCGCAGAAGCGCCAGGATGTGCTTGCCACCACCCAGCAGGTAAAAGCAAAATAA
- a CDS encoding TlpA disulfide reductase family protein, which translates to MNKHKFSIKNIPGWAVMLAVFGLLYFTGLHTEAIGQVQRLLLATGIRNADVPQPTEAARAVETTPPATASPAMVGTGFRMAGLDGKTVSFESLKGKVIFMNLWATWCPPCIAEMPNIQKLYEKVGSDKIAFVMLSLDEGGMDKVKKFISKKGYTFPVYMPAGQLPQEFYSNAIPTTFIISPEGKIVAQQEGMAEYDTKEVRDFLQGMVK; encoded by the coding sequence ATGAACAAGCATAAATTTTCCATCAAAAATATACCTGGTTGGGCCGTCATGCTGGCTGTTTTCGGGCTTTTATACTTTACCGGCCTGCACACCGAGGCCATTGGCCAGGTGCAGCGCCTCTTACTGGCTACCGGCATCCGCAATGCCGACGTACCCCAGCCCACTGAAGCTGCCAGAGCAGTAGAAACAACGCCGCCTGCTACCGCATCGCCGGCCATGGTGGGTACCGGCTTCCGGATGGCAGGCCTGGACGGTAAAACCGTTTCGTTTGAAAGCCTGAAAGGCAAGGTGATCTTTATGAACCTGTGGGCCACCTGGTGCCCGCCCTGCATTGCCGAGATGCCTAACATCCAGAAACTGTACGAGAAAGTAGGCTCTGATAAAATCGCTTTTGTGATGCTCTCGCTTGATGAGGGTGGCATGGACAAGGTGAAGAAATTTATCTCCAAAAAAGGCTATACCTTTCCGGTATACATGCCGGCCGGCCAGCTGCCACAGGAGTTTTACAGCAATGCCATTCCTACTACGTTCATAATCTCGCCGGAGGGCAAAATTGTAGCACAGCAGGAAGGTATGGCCGAGTACGACACCAAAGAGGTACGCGACTTTCTACAAGGTATGGTAAAATAA